In one Echinicola marina genomic region, the following are encoded:
- a CDS encoding TonB-dependent receptor — MKRVFLTTLCLLVGLSAMAQNHVTGHIVDVETGEELIGANVILEGTGRGSTSDLKGNFSIEKVPAGKYQLRVSFVGYETLVREIQAPISGLDIQLERNSLLTEEFIVSATRASATTPTTFQTIDKEELAKNNLGQDIPIMLNYTPSVVTHSDAGAGIGYTGLRIRGSDQSRINVTVNGIPMNDAESHGVFWVNMPDFASSVDNIQIQRGVGTSTNGAATFGASMNIQTDTKKEEAYAEVGNSFGSFNSWKHTVKAGTGLLNDRWAVDARLSKINSDGYVDRAFSDLKSYFVSGGYYGDDHVFKVNIFSGKEQTYQSWYGLPESKLENDRTFNYYTYDNETDNYQQDHYQFIYTGKFGQNWKANGALHYTYGRGYYEQFRAEDDFASYGLEPIMIGGELIESTDIIRRRWLDNDFYGGVFSLNYVSDNGHLDFLFGGGANRYDGDHFGEIIWARIAGNTEIRDRYYDNNAVKDDRNIYAKATYEVADRLYLFGDLQFRQIDYQFQGVNDDQRVVDGNQHYDFFNPKVGISYETGKGETWYASYAVANREPVRSDFIDNPITEIPKPERLNNLEVGIRAQKGNFSYNANFYYMGYKDQLILTGQINDVGAYIRENVDKSYRAGIELDGAVRLSPMWTLGGNIAFSRNKIETFTEYIDDYASEQFQQIDFTYTDTDIAFSPNIVGSAIIDFRPVKNMEISWMAKYVDDQYLDNTQNEGRKLDAYLTNDIQLIYSVRPRFVKALEFNMKVNNVFNEMYEPNGYTFSYFVPGETDPELVTENYYYPMAGTNFMLGVNVKF, encoded by the coding sequence ATGAAACGCGTCTTTTTGACCACATTATGTTTGTTGGTCGGGCTTAGTGCTATGGCACAAAATCATGTTACCGGCCATATTGTGGATGTAGAAACCGGTGAGGAGCTCATAGGGGCCAATGTGATTTTGGAAGGGACAGGCAGGGGAAGCACCTCTGATTTGAAGGGGAATTTCTCTATTGAAAAGGTGCCCGCAGGAAAGTATCAACTCAGGGTCTCTTTTGTTGGTTATGAGACATTGGTAAGGGAAATTCAAGCACCAATAAGTGGTTTGGATATTCAGTTGGAAAGAAATTCTCTTCTTACTGAAGAATTTATTGTTTCTGCTACCCGTGCTTCAGCAACCACGCCCACTACCTTTCAGACGATTGACAAGGAAGAACTGGCCAAGAATAATTTGGGTCAGGATATTCCTATCATGTTGAACTATACACCATCGGTGGTTACCCATTCTGATGCCGGTGCGGGAATTGGATATACCGGATTGAGAATTCGTGGATCTGATCAAAGCCGGATCAATGTCACCGTAAATGGAATTCCTATGAATGATGCTGAATCCCATGGTGTTTTTTGGGTAAATATGCCGGATTTTGCCAGTTCGGTGGACAATATTCAGATTCAACGTGGTGTAGGAACTTCCACCAATGGAGCGGCGACCTTTGGTGCCAGCATGAATATTCAAACGGATACAAAAAAGGAAGAAGCCTATGCAGAAGTCGGTAATTCCTTCGGATCTTTTAATTCTTGGAAGCATACTGTCAAGGCGGGAACAGGATTATTGAACGACCGATGGGCAGTAGATGCCAGGCTTTCAAAAATCAACTCTGATGGATATGTGGACAGGGCTTTTTCAGACTTGAAATCATATTTTGTCTCTGGTGGATACTATGGCGATGACCATGTTTTTAAGGTGAATATATTCTCAGGAAAAGAGCAAACTTACCAGTCTTGGTATGGCCTGCCTGAATCCAAATTGGAGAATGACAGGACCTTTAATTATTATACTTATGATAATGAGACCGATAATTACCAGCAAGATCATTATCAATTTATCTATACCGGTAAGTTTGGCCAGAACTGGAAAGCCAATGGTGCCTTGCATTATACTTATGGCCGTGGCTATTATGAACAGTTTAGAGCGGAGGATGATTTTGCCAGCTATGGTTTGGAACCGATCATGATCGGTGGTGAGCTCATTGAAAGTACCGATATTATTAGAAGAAGATGGTTGGACAATGATTTCTATGGAGGGGTGTTCTCCTTAAATTATGTGTCTGACAATGGCCATTTGGACTTTTTGTTTGGTGGTGGAGCCAACCGTTATGATGGAGACCATTTTGGTGAAATCATCTGGGCAAGAATAGCAGGAAATACTGAAATTCGTGACCGCTACTATGATAATAATGCAGTAAAAGATGATAGAAATATTTATGCTAAAGCTACCTATGAAGTAGCTGATAGGCTGTATTTGTTCGGTGACTTGCAATTCAGACAAATAGATTATCAATTCCAAGGTGTCAATGATGATCAAAGGGTGGTAGATGGCAACCAGCATTATGATTTCTTTAACCCTAAAGTGGGCATTAGCTATGAAACAGGAAAAGGAGAAACTTGGTATGCTTCTTATGCGGTTGCCAATAGAGAGCCCGTAAGAAGTGATTTTATAGATAACCCCATCACTGAAATACCAAAACCGGAAAGACTGAATAATCTGGAGGTGGGTATCAGGGCGCAAAAGGGAAACTTCAGCTATAATGCCAACTTCTATTATATGGGCTATAAGGACCAGTTGATATTAACTGGGCAAATCAACGATGTAGGAGCTTATATCCGTGAGAATGTGGATAAGTCCTATAGAGCAGGGATTGAACTAGACGGAGCGGTTAGGCTTTCTCCAATGTGGACCTTGGGAGGAAATATCGCCTTCAGCAGAAACAAGATAGAAACATTCACTGAGTATATAGATGATTATGCTTCCGAGCAGTTTCAGCAGATAGACTTTACCTATACGGATACTGATATTGCTTTTTCTCCAAATATTGTAGGTTCCGCCATTATCGATTTCAGACCTGTGAAAAACATGGAGATCAGCTGGATGGCCAAATATGTGGATGACCAGTATTTGGACAATACCCAAAATGAAGGTCGCAAGCTGGATGCTTACTTAACCAATGATATCCAATTGATCTATTCAGTCCGTCCTAGATTTGTAAAGGCTTTGGAGTTTAATATGAAAGTGAATAATGTTTTCAACGAAATGTATGAGCCAAATGGATATACCTTCAGCTATTTCGTTCCAGGGGAAACTGACCCTGAACTGGTGACAGAAAACTATTACTACCCAATGGCAGGAACCAATTTCATGCTTGGTGTCAATGTGAAGTTTTAG
- a CDS encoding alpha/beta fold hydrolase has translation MTSQIEYTDQGHGSPVIFIHGFCEAKEMWKRFEAELSSHYRVLCPDLPGFGETRWYEENISLEKAAEMLQAWIKGLNLEKPTVIGHSLGGYVTLALAEMMGEELGGIGLFHSTAFADDEEKIGVRNRTITFVKKHGVRKFVDSFVPPLFTEEHRENMKSSIEEVVEIARTTSFEGLVSFTKAMRDRKDRMDILRDFKGKKLMIAGVLDGAVKIDASRKHQEYVDYYHELSDAGHMGMFEAEKESLGMVKEFLKA, from the coding sequence ATGACCAGTCAAATAGAATATACCGATCAAGGGCATGGTAGTCCAGTAATATTTATTCACGGATTTTGTGAGGCCAAGGAAATGTGGAAAAGGTTTGAAGCGGAATTGTCCTCTCATTATAGGGTCCTTTGCCCTGATTTACCTGGTTTCGGTGAAACTCGCTGGTATGAGGAAAATATCAGCTTGGAAAAAGCTGCTGAAATGCTTCAAGCATGGATCAAAGGCCTAAATTTGGAAAAACCCACTGTGATTGGCCATTCATTGGGTGGGTATGTCACCTTAGCTTTGGCAGAAATGATGGGAGAAGAGCTTGGAGGAATTGGGCTTTTTCATTCCACAGCATTTGCTGATGATGAAGAGAAAATTGGTGTCAGAAACCGCACCATCACTTTTGTAAAAAAACATGGGGTCAGGAAATTTGTAGACTCCTTTGTCCCACCTTTGTTTACCGAAGAACATAGGGAAAACATGAAAAGCAGCATAGAAGAAGTGGTCGAAATTGCCCGAACAACTAGCTTTGAAGGGCTGGTTTCCTTTACCAAAGCCATGCGGGACCGCAAAGACCGAATGGATATCCTCAGGGATTTCAAAGGCAAAAAATTAATGATAGCTGGGGTGTTGGATGGTGCAGTAAAAATCGATGCAAGCCGAAAACATCAAGAATATGTTGATTATTATCATGAACTTTCAGATGCTGGCCATATGGGCATGTTTGAAGCAGAAAAGGAAAGCCTAGGAATGGTCAAGGAATTTTTAAAGGCTTAA
- the dxs gene encoding 1-deoxy-D-xylulose-5-phosphate synthase gives MLIEPGKLLAQINSPDELKKFSRDQLVQICEELRQYIIDSVSVYGGHFGASLGVVELTVALHYVLNTPSDQLVWDVGHQAYGHKILTGRRGEFHTNRLYKGISGFPKRKESEYDSFGVGHSSTSISAALGMAMASKYKGDDLKQHVAVIGDGSMTGGMAFEAMNHAGISDTNMIIILNDNCMSIDPNVGALRDYLTDITTSQTYNRFKDDLWRILGKFSKFGSSAQEIISKVEGAVKSALLKQSNLFESLNLRYFGPVDGHDVNHLVEVLNDLKKIPGPKILHCLTVKGKGYDLAEKDQTKWHAPGKFDKITGEISKKIYDTPQPPKYQDVFGHTLVELAEEDDKIMGITPAMPSGSSMNIMMKAMPDRAFDVGIAEQHAVTFSAGLATQGLKPFCNIYSTFMQRAYDQVVHDVCLQNLPVVFCLDRAGFAGADGPTHHGAYDIAYFRCIPNLVISAPMNEEELRNMMFSASKYEGPYSIRYPRGQGVMPDWRTPMREIPTGQGRIIKEGEDVAILTLGHIGNYAIEACEKLEKDGLNPAHYDMRFVKPLDESLLHEVFGKFKKVITVEDGCLMGGFGSAVLEWMMDHNYQAQVKRLGIPDEVIEHGTQLELHRECGFDPDGIAQAVKKLADPISVEK, from the coding sequence ATGTTAATAGAACCAGGGAAACTTCTCGCTCAAATCAACTCCCCGGATGAATTGAAAAAATTCAGCAGGGATCAACTCGTACAAATTTGCGAGGAGTTGCGCCAATACATCATTGACTCTGTTTCAGTCTATGGCGGCCACTTTGGCGCGAGCTTGGGCGTGGTAGAATTGACCGTTGCCTTGCATTATGTGTTGAACACCCCTTCAGACCAACTGGTTTGGGATGTGGGCCATCAGGCTTATGGGCACAAAATCCTCACAGGTAGAAGGGGGGAATTCCATACCAACAGGCTATATAAGGGAATCTCAGGGTTTCCAAAAAGAAAAGAGAGCGAATACGACAGTTTTGGTGTAGGACATTCCAGCACCTCTATCTCTGCCGCCCTAGGTATGGCCATGGCCTCCAAATACAAGGGAGATGATTTAAAACAGCATGTAGCTGTAATAGGTGATGGATCCATGACAGGGGGAATGGCCTTTGAAGCCATGAACCATGCGGGAATCTCTGACACCAATATGATCATTATCCTCAATGATAATTGTATGTCTATCGACCCTAATGTCGGTGCACTGCGGGATTACCTAACGGATATTACTACTTCTCAAACTTATAATAGGTTCAAGGATGATTTGTGGAGGATCTTGGGCAAGTTCAGTAAATTTGGTTCCAGTGCCCAAGAAATTATCTCTAAGGTAGAAGGAGCTGTAAAATCGGCCCTGCTCAAGCAAAGTAATCTTTTTGAATCATTAAACCTTCGCTATTTCGGTCCAGTGGATGGACATGACGTAAATCACTTGGTAGAAGTATTGAATGACCTCAAAAAAATCCCAGGGCCTAAAATCCTTCATTGCCTGACGGTAAAAGGAAAAGGTTATGACCTCGCAGAAAAAGACCAAACCAAATGGCATGCTCCCGGTAAATTTGACAAAATCACCGGTGAGATTTCCAAAAAGATATACGATACACCCCAGCCACCTAAATACCAAGATGTTTTTGGACACACTTTAGTGGAATTGGCTGAAGAGGACGATAAAATCATGGGGATTACCCCAGCCATGCCTTCAGGATCATCTATGAATATCATGATGAAGGCCATGCCTGACAGGGCTTTTGATGTAGGTATTGCCGAGCAACATGCAGTAACTTTCTCTGCAGGCTTGGCCACCCAAGGTCTAAAGCCTTTCTGTAATATTTACAGTACTTTCATGCAGCGTGCCTATGATCAGGTTGTTCATGATGTTTGCCTGCAGAATCTTCCAGTAGTTTTCTGCTTGGACAGAGCGGGATTTGCAGGTGCCGATGGCCCTACCCATCATGGTGCTTATGATATTGCTTATTTCCGTTGTATCCCTAATTTGGTTATCAGTGCCCCTATGAATGAGGAAGAACTAAGAAACATGATGTTTTCAGCTTCCAAATATGAAGGACCTTATTCCATTAGATATCCTCGTGGACAAGGGGTGATGCCTGATTGGAGAACACCAATGAGGGAAATACCTACCGGGCAAGGTCGTATTATCAAAGAGGGAGAAGACGTTGCTATTTTGACCTTAGGACATATTGGAAATTATGCCATAGAGGCCTGTGAAAAGCTGGAAAAGGACGGCTTAAATCCTGCTCACTATGATATGCGCTTTGTGAAACCATTGGATGAATCATTACTTCATGAAGTCTTTGGCAAGTTCAAAAAGGTAATTACTGTAGAAGACGGCTGTCTCATGGGAGGATTTGGCAGTGCTGTATTGGAATGGATGATGGACCATAACTATCAGGCCCAAGTAAAAAGATTGGGAATTCCAGATGAGGTGATTGAACATGGTACACAGCTAGAACTCCATAGAGAATGCGGTTTCGATCCGGATGGAATCGCCCAAGCTGTAAAAAAGTTAGCTGATCCCATATCAGTAGAAAAATAA
- a CDS encoding segregation and condensation protein A: MSFEIKLPLFEGPFDLLLFFIERDELDIYDIPISKITHDFLDYLKHLEKMEIEVASEFILVAATLMKIKSKLLIPRPELDENGEEIDPREELIRHLLEYKKYKSVIGELSDLEAERMSKEKRGNIAAELKELSKVDNVESEVQDIDLYKILRVFQRVMAKYSARTDETKHTVVQYPYTIDQQKNFVLDKISFKKHVAFSEFIEYKPDKIFVIYTFLAILELLQLSLVTIKLGEGFNNFWVEKTEGVQV, encoded by the coding sequence GTGAGTTTCGAGATCAAATTACCGCTTTTTGAGGGACCCTTCGATTTATTGCTGTTCTTTATCGAGCGCGATGAGCTGGATATCTATGATATTCCTATCTCAAAAATCACCCATGATTTTCTGGATTACTTGAAACATTTGGAAAAAATGGAGATTGAAGTGGCCAGTGAATTTATCCTGGTAGCGGCTACTTTGATGAAGATCAAAAGTAAATTATTGATCCCCAGACCCGAATTGGATGAGAATGGGGAGGAGATCGATCCTCGAGAAGAATTGATACGGCACTTACTTGAATACAAAAAGTACAAGTCCGTGATCGGTGAGCTTTCGGATTTGGAAGCGGAAAGGATGAGCAAAGAGAAGAGGGGAAATATCGCTGCTGAGCTTAAAGAATTGAGTAAGGTAGATAATGTGGAGAGTGAAGTGCAGGATATTGATTTATATAAAATTCTGAGGGTTTTTCAGCGGGTGATGGCCAAGTACTCCGCTAGAACTGATGAAACAAAACACACTGTGGTCCAATATCCCTACACCATTGACCAACAAAAAAACTTTGTTTTGGACAAGATCAGCTTCAAGAAGCATGTGGCATTTTCTGAATTTATAGAATACAAGCCTGATAAGATATTCGTGATTTATACTTTTCTGGCGATACTTGAATTATTGCAGTTATCGCTCGTAACCATTAAGCTGGGAGAAGGATTTAATAATTTTTGGGTGGAGAAAACAGAAGGAGTTCAGGTTTAG
- a CDS encoding lysylphosphatidylglycerol synthase transmembrane domain-containing protein, whose protein sequence is MRLDNKEIFKTLNPNKVWIPILIGIGIVFLMFYMDPSITKENLSSVFDASLFSLFIAFLVIFMRDAGYVFRIREITDKKLTWLRAIYVIILWEFASAVTPSIVGGTAVAVFILHKEGIKLGKAIAYVMVTAILDNLFFVIGAPIVLYFAQGYIFPDSKVLELRLDNSLGYIFWVSYFLYALYSLVMAAALFYRPRVFKWILLKIFSIRWIRKWKHNASEYGDQIIESSKELQGKKANYWITISLATVFIWCSRYLMLNALITAYVDMSFNEHIIVFARQIIMWIVMMVSPTPGSSGTAEFFFAQFFYEFLSNYTFVTSILWRMFSYYPYLLLGAVFLPRWIRQVFFKKKEEAAE, encoded by the coding sequence ATGAGGTTAGATAATAAAGAGATTTTCAAAACACTGAACCCCAATAAGGTCTGGATTCCTATTTTGATCGGGATTGGTATTGTTTTCCTCATGTTTTACATGGATCCATCGATCACGAAAGAGAATCTGAGCAGTGTTTTTGATGCTTCTTTATTTTCTTTGTTCATCGCTTTTTTGGTGATTTTTATGCGCGACGCAGGCTATGTCTTTCGTATCAGGGAAATCACCGACAAGAAACTCACCTGGCTGCGGGCCATCTATGTCATTATATTATGGGAATTTGCCTCTGCGGTCACCCCTTCGATCGTCGGAGGCACTGCGGTGGCCGTGTTTATTTTACATAAAGAGGGGATCAAGCTGGGAAAGGCCATTGCCTATGTAATGGTGACGGCCATTTTGGACAATCTCTTTTTTGTCATAGGCGCGCCAATTGTCCTTTATTTTGCCCAAGGCTATATTTTTCCTGATAGTAAGGTACTTGAACTCAGGCTGGACAATAGTCTGGGGTATATCTTTTGGGTGAGCTATTTTTTGTATGCTTTGTATTCCCTGGTGATGGCAGCAGCACTGTTTTATCGGCCAAGGGTCTTCAAATGGATCTTGTTGAAAATATTCAGTATCAGATGGATCAGGAAGTGGAAACATAATGCCAGCGAATATGGTGATCAGATTATTGAGTCCAGCAAGGAATTGCAGGGCAAAAAGGCCAATTATTGGATAACCATTTCCCTAGCTACTGTATTTATTTGGTGTTCTCGCTATTTGATGCTGAATGCTCTGATCACCGCTTATGTGGACATGAGCTTTAACGAGCATATCATTGTCTTTGCCAGGCAAATTATCATGTGGATAGTGATGATGGTGTCCCCTACACCTGGAAGTAGCGGGACTGCAGAGTTTTTCTTTGCACAGTTCTTTTATGAGTTCTTGTCCAATTACACCTTTGTTACCAGTATTCTCTGGAGAATGTTTTCTTACTACCCTTATCTGCTTTTGGGAGCAGTCTTTTTGCCCAGATGGATCAGGCAGGTGTTCTTTAAGAAGAAAGAGGAAGCGGCTGAGTAA
- a CDS encoding Kazal-type serine protease inhibitor family protein, whose amino-acid sequence MKTLTLFAVFAFFLLGFQCNNDENPAVSDCMDPDMVDPSTACIEIYQPVCGCDGKTYSNDCVAKSNGVKSWTEGACE is encoded by the coding sequence ATGAAAACCCTTACCCTATTTGCTGTGTTTGCCTTTTTCCTGCTTGGCTTCCAATGCAATAATGATGAGAATCCCGCTGTATCCGATTGCATGGATCCAGATATGGTAGATCCAAGCACTGCGTGTATTGAGATATATCAACCTGTCTGTGGTTGCGACGGTAAAACTTATTCAAATGACTGTGTGGCGAAGTCCAATGGGGTAAAAAGCTGGACTGAAGGGGCTTGTGAATAA
- a CDS encoding nucleoside-diphosphate kinase — protein sequence MANNRTFTMIKPDAFGAGNAGAILKMIEEAGFKIVAIKATQLTAELAGKFYEVHKERPFYGDLCTYMSSGPIIAAILEKDNAVEDFRKLIGATNPAEAAEGTIRKLFAKSIEANAVHGSDSDENAEIEGNFYFSQFERVL from the coding sequence ATGGCAAATAATAGAACATTCACCATGATTAAGCCTGATGCCTTTGGCGCAGGAAATGCTGGCGCAATCCTTAAAATGATCGAGGAGGCTGGATTCAAAATTGTAGCCATCAAAGCTACCCAGTTAACCGCTGAATTGGCCGGAAAATTTTATGAAGTCCACAAAGAAAGACCTTTTTATGGTGATCTATGTACTTATATGTCTTCAGGACCTATTATTGCTGCCATCTTGGAAAAGGACAATGCAGTAGAAGACTTTAGAAAACTGATCGGTGCTACCAACCCAGCAGAAGCTGCTGAAGGTACAATCAGAAAATTATTTGCCAAGTCAATAGAAGCCAATGCGGTGCATGGTTCTGACTCTGATGAAAATGCTGAAATCGAAGGCAACTTCTACTTTAGCCAATTCGAGAGAGTACTTTAA
- a CDS encoding DHH family phosphoesterase, with product MLELESFKKLLSSPKKIVLTTHHKPDADALGSSLGMGNYLKKKNHEVTVITPSDYPSFLYWMKGNDEVLNFEDQEHQQEITEKVAAADMIICLDFSCLKRIHELGELVRASKAVKVNIDHHLDPEDFADFRYWSTEAAATCELVYDLIVKLGEKDLIDSDIADCLYSGIMTDTGGFRHPNTTKHVHCVTAELIGLGADNAKISRLIYDTNSVNRLKFIGFALSRRLVIHTGLNTAYFWISKRDLKKYDSRTGDTEGLVNYALSLDGVKIAAMFTERKDGVKISFRSTEDVAVNQFAAKYFDGGGHKNAAGGKSDLSLKETIEKFEKLIKDNQQRLLNQLELVNEKH from the coding sequence ATGCTAGAGTTAGAGTCATTTAAAAAACTACTGTCCTCGCCCAAGAAAATTGTCCTTACCACCCATCATAAACCTGATGCAGATGCATTAGGTTCATCTTTGGGAATGGGGAATTATCTCAAGAAAAAAAATCATGAGGTAACTGTGATTACTCCATCGGATTATCCGTCCTTTTTGTATTGGATGAAAGGTAATGATGAGGTATTGAATTTCGAGGACCAGGAACATCAGCAGGAGATAACGGAGAAAGTGGCCGCTGCAGATATGATCATTTGCCTGGACTTTTCATGTTTGAAAAGGATCCATGAACTGGGTGAATTGGTCAGGGCTTCCAAAGCTGTCAAAGTCAATATTGATCACCATTTGGATCCGGAGGATTTTGCGGACTTTAGGTACTGGAGTACCGAAGCTGCAGCCACCTGTGAGCTGGTATATGATCTTATCGTTAAATTGGGAGAAAAAGACCTGATCGACAGTGATATTGCAGATTGTCTTTATTCGGGCATAATGACCGATACCGGCGGTTTTCGCCATCCCAATACCACCAAGCATGTACACTGTGTGACTGCTGAGCTGATAGGCCTAGGTGCAGATAATGCAAAAATTTCCCGCCTGATTTATGATACAAATTCCGTAAACCGTCTTAAATTTATAGGTTTTGCTTTAAGTAGGAGATTGGTGATTCATACGGGATTGAATACTGCGTATTTTTGGATCAGTAAAAGGGATTTGAAAAAATACGATTCTCGTACCGGAGATACGGAAGGATTGGTTAATTATGCACTTTCCTTGGATGGTGTCAAAATAGCGGCCATGTTTACCGAGAGGAAAGATGGGGTGAAGATTTCTTTCAGGTCCACAGAGGATGTCGCGGTCAACCAGTTTGCCGCGAAATACTTTGATGGAGGTGGACATAAAAATGCTGCGGGAGGAAAATCCGATTTATCCTTGAAGGAGACCATAGAAAAGTTTGAAAAATTAATAAAAGATAATCAACAAAGATTGTTAAATCAACTAGAATTAGTCAATGAAAAACATTAA
- a CDS encoding FKBP-type peptidyl-prolyl cis-trans isomerase — protein sequence MKNIKSMMLSASVLALSLGIVSCNKTKTTEDGTEYTYLEEGSEKPENGQFVIYEFTARNAKDSVFLSSIENGAPAYMMHNDSIKRYDTTKVRPAIDEIFSNLKKGDSIQFTAAASKIFGEMNTPPFLTPEENITLNIGVTDILDESEMEGFMAKVQEKQRAKQEEAAEAQLATDIKMIQDYMAENDLNATKTESGLFYIIEEEGDGEAVEEGNTVSVNYTGYVLDGTIFDTSVEEVAKENEIFNENRPYEPFNVMVGQGRVIPGWDEGLQLLKGGSKAKLLIPSTLAYGPRQAGEVIKPNSILVFDVEVLDVQK from the coding sequence ATGAAAAACATTAAAAGCATGATGTTGTCAGCCAGTGTGTTGGCATTGTCCTTAGGGATTGTTTCTTGTAATAAGACAAAAACAACAGAAGATGGTACCGAGTATACCTATCTTGAAGAAGGTTCCGAAAAGCCTGAAAATGGTCAGTTTGTGATCTATGAATTCACGGCAAGAAATGCCAAGGACTCTGTATTTCTTTCTAGCATAGAAAATGGTGCACCGGCATATATGATGCACAATGATTCCATCAAAAGGTACGATACTACCAAAGTAAGACCTGCTATTGACGAGATTTTTTCAAACCTTAAAAAAGGCGATAGCATCCAGTTCACTGCTGCTGCGTCTAAAATTTTTGGTGAAATGAACACCCCTCCTTTCTTGACGCCTGAAGAGAATATTACCTTGAATATCGGTGTTACGGATATTTTGGATGAATCCGAAATGGAAGGTTTTATGGCCAAGGTACAAGAGAAGCAACGCGCCAAGCAAGAAGAGGCAGCAGAAGCTCAATTGGCCACTGATATCAAAATGATCCAAGACTATATGGCCGAGAATGATCTGAATGCCACTAAAACGGAATCTGGCCTTTTCTATATAATCGAGGAAGAGGGTGATGGTGAAGCTGTGGAAGAAGGAAATACGGTTTCTGTGAACTATACAGGTTATGTCTTGGATGGTACCATCTTCGATACCAGTGTGGAGGAAGTAGCTAAGGAAAATGAAATCTTTAACGAAAATCGTCCCTACGAACCATTTAATGTGATGGTGGGCCAAGGTCGTGTGATTCCTGGTTGGGATGAAGGCTTGCAGTTGCTTAAAGGTGGTAGCAAGGCCAAGTTGTTGATCCCTTCTACTTTGGCCTATGGCCCAAGACAAGCTGGTGAGGTGATTAAGCCAAACTCTATCTTGGTTTTTGACGTAGAAGTACTTGATGTTCAGAAATAA
- a CDS encoding FKBP-type peptidyl-prolyl cis-trans isomerase yields the protein MNSIKVILSALLISGVLTSCLEEQETPQEIYQRDLERIDEYIATTDYPYLEMDQDANSGIVILWEYKSYSGVKAEEADTLHVDYTGMLLDGSVFDTSDEDIARDNRIYNSDREYAPLVVKYLYTSLIQGFYFGLSKMEEGDKARIIMPSIFGYGNSEQAGRIPANSVLVFDLDLKEVDKDDEDDSETTE from the coding sequence ATGAATAGTATCAAAGTGATTTTGTCAGCACTCCTGATTTCAGGGGTGCTGACTTCTTGTTTGGAGGAACAGGAAACGCCGCAAGAAATTTACCAGCGTGATCTGGAAAGGATCGATGAGTATATTGCTACCACGGACTATCCATATTTAGAGATGGATCAGGATGCAAATTCAGGTATAGTGATTTTGTGGGAGTATAAGTCTTATTCAGGTGTCAAGGCAGAGGAGGCTGATACCCTTCATGTAGACTACACTGGAATGCTGTTAGATGGAAGTGTTTTTGATACTTCCGATGAGGATATTGCCAGGGATAACCGGATTTATAATTCTGACAGAGAATATGCTCCCTTGGTAGTTAAGTACTTGTATACCTCACTGATTCAAGGCTTTTATTTTGGACTTTCGAAGATGGAAGAAGGTGATAAGGCAAGAATCATTATGCCGTCTATATTTGGCTATGGAAATAGTGAGCAAGCAGGTAGAATTCCGGCTAATTCTGTATTGGTATTTGACTTGGACCTGAAAGAAGTGGATAAGGATGATGAAGATGACAGTGAAACGACAGAATAA
- a CDS encoding FKBP-type peptidyl-prolyl cis-trans isomerase, whose translation MKKYILGFLGLVLLAGMISCEPNNPYNIGPTYDAEKYLKIDSVKIAEYLEVAEIDSLYRIHDPSGVVIIVQEEGEGSRPEYGNQIYTDYVGMLTDDTVFDTNIQSVAEDNGLHEEGDVYRPLSFELGSGVVQGFSLGFRRLRSGSKAVLVIPSPYGYQSQERERIPENSVLVFEVDFLGMD comes from the coding sequence ATGAAAAAGTATATTTTAGGATTTTTGGGTCTAGTATTGCTTGCAGGTATGATTTCTTGTGAGCCTAATAATCCCTATAATATTGGGCCTACTTATGATGCGGAGAAGTATTTAAAGATTGATAGTGTAAAGATAGCCGAATATTTAGAGGTTGCGGAAATAGACAGTCTTTATAGAATTCATGACCCAAGTGGGGTGGTAATTATTGTTCAAGAAGAAGGCGAAGGTTCTCGTCCTGAATATGGTAATCAGATATACACTGATTATGTGGGAATGCTTACTGACGACACTGTTTTTGACACCAATATACAGTCTGTTGCTGAAGACAATGGCCTACATGAAGAAGGAGATGTTTATAGACCGCTTAGCTTTGAATTAGGATCAGGAGTTGTACAAGGCTTTTCATTAGGTTTTAGAAGGCTGAGAAGTGGATCCAAGGCAGTGTTGGTGATTCCTTCTCCATATGGATACCAAAGTCAAGAAAGAGAAAGGATACCAGAAAATTCAGTATTGGTATTCGAAGTGGACTTTCTGGGAATGGATTAA